A window of the Lactuca sativa cultivar Salinas chromosome 5, Lsat_Salinas_v11, whole genome shotgun sequence genome harbors these coding sequences:
- the LOC111892551 gene encoding vacuolar protein sorting-associated protein 2 homolog 1, which yields MSFLFGKKKTPAELLRENKRMLDKSIREIERERQGLQTQEKKLIVEIKKSAKQGQMGAVKVMAKDLIRTRHQIEKFYKLKSQLQGVSLRIQTLKSTQAMGEAMKGVTKAMGQMNRQMNLPSLQKIMQEFERQNEKMEMVSEVMGDAIDDALEGDEEEDETEELVSQVLDEIGIDINQELMNAPSGAVSVPAAKTKVAQAEAPAGAGDDGGIDSDLQARLDNLRRM from the exons ATGAGTTTCCTATTCGGCAAGAAGAAAACACCCGCTG AGCTCCTGCGGGAGAACAAGAGAATGCTTGATAAATCCATAAGAGAAATCGAAAGAGAAAGACAAGGTTTGCAGACACAAGAGAAGAAACTGATTGTAGAAATCAAGAAAAGTGCCAAACAAGGTCAAATG gGAGCTGTGAAGGTGATGGCTAAAGACCTTATAAGAACACGACACCAAATTGAAAAGTTTTACAAGCTTAAATCCCAGCTGCAGGGTGTATCCCTAAGAATTCAG ACATTGAAGTCAACACAAGCAATGGGTGAAGCGATGAAAGGAGTGACAAAAGCAATGGGCCAAATGAACAGGCAAATGAACCTTCCATCATTGCAGAAAATAATGCAAGAATTTGagagacaaaatgagaaaatggAAATGGTGAGTGAAGTCATGGGTGATGCCATTGATGATGCTTTGGAAGGcgatgaggaagaagatgaaaccGAAGAACTCGTGAGCCAGGTTTTAGATGAAATTGGTATCGATATTAACCAAGAG TTGATGAATGCACCTTCGGGGGCTGTATCAGTCCCGGCTGCAAAGACGAAGGTGGCGCAAGCGGAAGCACCGGCGGGGGCGGGTGATGATGGTGGGATTGATAGTGATTTACAGGCGAGGTTAGATAATTTGAGAAgaatgtaa